CGATGGACAGTGCACGAGCATCACGCTCTACACCGTCACGGGTGAAGACCTGTACGTCAATAACTGTACCTTTGGTGCCGGTTGGCACACGCAGGGACGTGTCTTTAACGTCGCTGGCCTTCTCACCGAAGATCGCACGCAACAGTTTTTCTTCCGGAGTCAGCTGGGTCTCGCCTTTCGGAGTGACCTTGCCCACCAGGATGTCGCCTGCGCCGACTTCGGCACCTACATAAACGATACCGGCTTCGTCGAGCTTGTTCAGTGCAGCTTCACCCACGTTCGGGATGTCTGCAGTGATTTCTTCAGGCCCAAGCTTGGTATCACGCGCCACACAGGTCAGTTCCTGAATGTGGATCGTGGTAAAGCGGTCTTCCTGAACAACACGCTCGGACAGGCAGATGGAGTCTTCGAAGTTGAAGCCGTTCCATGCCATGAACGCGATGCGCATGTTCTGACCCAGAGCCAGCTCACCCATATCGGTGGACGGACCGTCAGCCATGATGTCGCTACGCTCAACCCGATCACCCTTGCTCACCAGCGGACGCTGGTTGATGCAGGTGTTCTGGTTGGAGCGGGTGTATTTGGTCAGGTTGTAGATGTCGACACCGGCTTCACCGGTCTCAACTTCATCATCAGCAACACGAACCACGATACGGCTTGCATCAACCGAGTCGATAACGCCGCCACGACGAGCCACGACGCAAACACCGGAGTCACGCGCTACGTTACGCTCCATGCCCGTACCCACCAGCGGCTTGTCAGCACGCAAGGTCGGAACAGCTTGACGCTGCATGTTCGAACCCATCAACGCACGGTTGGCGTCATCGTGCTCGAGGAACGGGATAAGCGATGCCGCAACCGATACAACCTGCTTCGGCGAAACGTCCATCAAGGTGACGTCTTCCGGCGCCTTGACGGTGAACTCGTTCAAGTGACGAACAGCTACCAGCTCGTCGATCAGAACTTTCTTGTCGTTCATTGCCGCAGAAGCCTGGGCGATGACGTGATCCGCTTCTTCAATAGCCGACAGGAACACGATCTCGTCGGTAACCAGTGCGTCTTTCACCACACGGTACGGGCTCTCGAGGAAACCGTACTGGTTGGTGCGCGCATAGGCCGCCAGGGAGTTGATCAGGCCGATGTTCGGACCTTCCGGCGTTTCGATCGGGCAAACACGACCGTAGTGCGTCGGGTGAACGTCTCGAACTTCAAAGCCGGCGCGTTCACGAGTCAAACCGCCAGGGCCGAGTGCAGAAACACGACGCTTGTGGGTGATCTCGGACAGCGGGTTGTTCTGGTCCATGAACTGGGAAAGCTGGCTGGAACCGAAGAACTCTTTGACCGCTGCCGCGACTGGCTTGGCGTTGATCAGGTCCTGAGGCATCAGGCCTTCGCTTTCTGCCATCGACAGACGCTCTTTGACCGCACGCTCAACACGCACCAGGCCAACACGGAACTGGTTCTCGGCCATTTCGCCGACACAACGAACACGACGGTTACCCAAGTGGTCGATGTCGTCGACGATGCCTTTACCGTTACGGATATCAACCAGCGTCTTCAGAACGGCAACGATATCTTCTTTGCACAGAACGCCCGAACCTTCGATCTCGGTGCGACCGATACGACGGTTGAACTTCATCCGGCCTACAGCGGAGAGGTCGTAGCGCTCCGGGCTGAAGAACAGGTTGTTGAACAGGGTTTCTGCTGCGTCTTTGGTAGGCGGCTCGCCTGGACGCATCATGCGATAGATCTCTACCAGAGCTTCCAGTTGGTTGCTGGTGGAGTCGATCTTCAACGTATCGGATACGAATGGACCACAGTCGATATCGTTGGTGTACAACGTTTCGATGCGAACGACCTGAGCCTTGGCAATTTTGCCCAGGATTTCGGTGTTCAGCTCGGTGTTGCACTCGGCAATGATTTCGCCAGTCGCTGGATGCACGATGACCTTGGCGGTAGTGCGACCCAGGACGTAGTCCAGAGGCACTTCCAGCTCTTTGATCCCGGCTTTTTCCAGCTGGTTGATGTGGCGCGCGGTAATACGACGGCCTTGCTCAACGATGACCTTACCCTTGTCGTCCAGGATATCCAGAACGGCAATTTCACCACGCAGACGCTGAGGAACCAGCTCCAGGCGAAGGTTTTCACCCTGCACATGGAAAACGTTAGTGGTGTAGAAAGCATCGAGCACTTGTTCAGTCGTATAACCGAGCGCGCGCAGCAACACGGACGCAGGCAGCTTGCGACGACGGTCGATACGAACGAATACGCAGTCTTTCGGATCGAACTCGAAGTCCAACCACGAACCGCGATACGGAATGATACGCGCGGAATAAAGCAGTTTGCCGGAGCTGTGCGTCTTGCCACGGTCGTGGTCGAAGAACACGCCAGGCGAACGGTGCAGCTGGGAAACGATAACGCGCTCGGTACCGTTGATAACGAAGGTACCGTTCTCAGTCATCAGGGGGATTTCACCCATGTAGACTTCTTGCTCTTTGATGTCCTTGATCGCTTTGTTCGACGATTCTTTGTCGAAAATGATCAAGCGAACCTTGACTCGCAGAGGTACAGCGTAAGTCACACCGCGCAGCACGCACTCTTTGACATCAAATGCCGGTTCGCCCAAGCGATAACCTACATACTCCAGCGCAGCATTGCCGGAGTAGCTGATGATCGGGAAAACGGATTTGAAGGCTGCATGCAGACCGACGTCGCGGAACTGATCTTTGGTAGCTCCCGCTTGCAGGAATTCGCGATACGAATCCAGCTGGATGGCCAGGAGATACGGCACATCCATTACGTCCGGCAACTTGCTAAAGTCCTTGCGGATACGTTTTTTCTCAGTATATGAGTAAGCCATCAGCGTTCCCCAGCTTGGTCACCTGCTTGTTTGGCTCCCCCCGACGGGAGCAGCCAGAAAATCGTGCAAACCCCGTGGTTTGCTCCACCATTCCGGTGGCTTTTTTGCACGTCAGAGACGTTGTACAAGCCAATCGTCTATAACGGAAAAAGGCCGGTGGCAAGAGCCACCAGCCATCAGCCTTTCGCTTAACGCTTGGGCTGGACACTCAAAGTCGGTACTTATTTCAGCTCGACTTTAGCGCCTGCTTCTTCCAAGGTAGCCTTGGCTTTGTCAGCAGCGTCTTTCGAAACTGCTTCCAGAACGATGCCTGGAGCGCCGTCAACTACAGCCTTGGCTTCTTTCAAGCCCAGACCGGTCAGCTCACGTACAGCCTTGATCACGTTAACTTTCTTCTCGCCAGCTTCCAGCAGCATGACGTTGAATTCAGTTTGCTCTTCAACAACAGCGGCAGCAGCAGCTGGACCAGCAGAAGCAGCAGCGGCAGTAACACCGAACTTTTCTTCGAAGGCTTTGATCAGCTCAACAACCTGCAGAACGGACATTTCGCCAACTGCGTTGAGGATATCTTCTTGAGAGATAGACATGAATCTAATTCCTGAATTGGGGGACAGCCTAGGCGGCCATCAAAATAAACAAAAATACGCGAGAGGGAACACTCAGCCTTAGGCTGCTGCGGATTCTTTCTGATCGCGAATAGCCGCCAGAGTACGAGCCAACTTGCTGGTAGCGCCTTGAATCACGCTCATCAGCTGGGAGATTGCTTCGTCACGGGTCGGCAAGGTTGCCAGTACGTCGATCTGGTTAGCCGCGAGGAACTTGCCCTCGAACGCAGCTGCCTTGATCTCGAACTTATCCTGACCTTTGGAGAATTCCTTGAACAAACGGGCAGCAGCGCCAGGATGTTCGTTAGAGAATGCAACCAGGGTCGGGCCAGTGAACACGTCGTTGAGCACGTCATATTGAGTGCCAGCAACGGCGCGCTTGAGCAGGGTGTTACGTACAACACGTACGTAAACGCCAGCTTCACGAGCCTCTTTACGGAGTCCGGTCATAGCGCTTACTGTTACGCCACGGGCATCAGCCACGACAGCGGACAGAGCAACTTGGGCAGCCTTGTTGACTTCAGCGACGATGGCCTTCTTGTCTTCAAGCTTAATTGCCACGGGTTTAACTCCTGCTTGTTACCGTTTCATCCAACCGAGGCCGGATGTCGTTTTGGTGTCTGATTCGGTAAGGAACCGGGAGCACCATCTGCGTAGGCTTGAGGTTTAAGACTTGCGCCGCCTACGGTCTTGGATAGCCCCCGCCAGGCAGGGACCCCAATCTTTCATTGGCGCTTTGACACGCCAATTTTGTCTTACGCGTCCAACGAACCCTGGTCGATAACCAAACCTGGGCCCATGGTGGTGCTCAAAGTAACGCGCTTGACGTAAATGCCTTTCGAAGACGCTGGCTTGATACGCTTCAGATCAGAGATCAGCGCTTCAACGTTTTCTTTCAGTTTGACTGCGTCGAAACCGACCTTGCCAACTGAAGTGTGGATGATGCCGTTTTTGTCGGTGCGATAACGAACCTGACCAGCCTTGGCATTCTTGACGGCGTTAGCAACGTCAGGAGTAACAGTGCCGACTTTAGGGTTAGGCATCAGACCACGTGGACCGAGAATCTGACCCAACTGACCCACAACACGCATCGCATCCGGGGAAGCGATAACGACGTCGTAGTTCAGATCGCCAGCTTTCATTTCGGCGGCCAGATCGTCCATACCAACGCGATCAGCACCAGCAGCCAAGGCAGCTTCAGCAGCCGGGCCTTGGGTAAATACTGCAACGCGAACAGTCTTGCCAGTGCCGTGTGGCAGCACAGTAGCGCTACGAACGACCTGGTCGGATTTACGTGGGTCAACACCCAGGTTTACCGCGATATCAACCGACTCGCTGAACTTGACAGTCGACAGCTCAGCCAACAGGGCTGCTGCGTCTGTGAAGTTATACGATTTGCCCGGCTCGATTTTTTCGGCGATAGCCTTTTGGCGCTTTGTCAGCTTAGCCATTTACACACCCTCCACGTTAAGGCCCATGCTACGAGCGGAACCGGCGATGGTACGCACGGCCGCATCCATGTCAGCAGCAGTCAGATCCGCATTTTTTGCTTTAGCGATATCTTCCAGCTGTGCACGAGTCACGGTGCCAACTTTAACGGTGTTCGGACGTGCCGAACCGCTAGTCAGACCAGCAGCTTTCTTCAGCAGAACCGAAGCAGGGGTGCTTTTTGTTTCGAAAGTGAAGCTGCGGTCACTGTAAACAGTGATGATCACAGGAGTCGGCAGACCTGGCTCAATACCCTGAGTACGGGCGTTGAAGGCCTTGCAGAATTCCATGATATTCACGCCATGCTGACCCAGAGCCGGGCCAACAGGTGGGCTTGGGTTAGCCTGAGCAGCTTTCACTTGCAGCTTGATGTAA
This genomic window from Pseudomonas sp. G.S.17 contains:
- the rpoB gene encoding DNA-directed RNA polymerase subunit beta, translating into MAYSYTEKKRIRKDFSKLPDVMDVPYLLAIQLDSYREFLQAGATKDQFRDVGLHAAFKSVFPIISYSGNAALEYVGYRLGEPAFDVKECVLRGVTYAVPLRVKVRLIIFDKESSNKAIKDIKEQEVYMGEIPLMTENGTFVINGTERVIVSQLHRSPGVFFDHDRGKTHSSGKLLYSARIIPYRGSWLDFEFDPKDCVFVRIDRRRKLPASVLLRALGYTTEQVLDAFYTTNVFHVQGENLRLELVPQRLRGEIAVLDILDDKGKVIVEQGRRITARHINQLEKAGIKELEVPLDYVLGRTTAKVIVHPATGEIIAECNTELNTEILGKIAKAQVVRIETLYTNDIDCGPFVSDTLKIDSTSNQLEALVEIYRMMRPGEPPTKDAAETLFNNLFFSPERYDLSAVGRMKFNRRIGRTEIEGSGVLCKEDIVAVLKTLVDIRNGKGIVDDIDHLGNRRVRCVGEMAENQFRVGLVRVERAVKERLSMAESEGLMPQDLINAKPVAAAVKEFFGSSQLSQFMDQNNPLSEITHKRRVSALGPGGLTRERAGFEVRDVHPTHYGRVCPIETPEGPNIGLINSLAAYARTNQYGFLESPYRVVKDALVTDEIVFLSAIEEADHVIAQASAAMNDKKVLIDELVAVRHLNEFTVKAPEDVTLMDVSPKQVVSVAASLIPFLEHDDANRALMGSNMQRQAVPTLRADKPLVGTGMERNVARDSGVCVVARRGGVIDSVDASRIVVRVADDEVETGEAGVDIYNLTKYTRSNQNTCINQRPLVSKGDRVERSDIMADGPSTDMGELALGQNMRIAFMAWNGFNFEDSICLSERVVQEDRFTTIHIQELTCVARDTKLGPEEITADIPNVGEAALNKLDEAGIVYVGAEVGAGDILVGKVTPKGETQLTPEEKLLRAIFGEKASDVKDTSLRVPTGTKGTVIDVQVFTRDGVERDARALSIEKTQLDEIRKDLNEEFRIVEGATFERLRSALVGRKVEGGAGLKKGQDITDEILDGLEHGQWFKLRMAEDALNEQLEKAQAYIVDRRRLLDDKFEDKKRKLQQGDDLAPGVLKIVKVYLAIRRRIQPGDKMAGRHGNKGVVSVIMPVEDMPHDANGTPVDIVLNPLGVPSRMNVGQILETHLGLAAKGLGEKINRMLEEQRKVADLRKFLTEIYNEIGGRQENLEDLSDKEILDLAKNLRGGVPMATPVFDGAKESEIKAMLKLADMPESGQMQLFDGRTGNKFERPVTVGYMYMLKLNHLVDDKMHARSTGSYSLVTQQPLGGKAQFGGQRFGEMEVWALEAYGAAYTLQEMLTVKSDDVNGRTKMYKNIVDGDHRMEPGMPESFNVLIKEIRSLGIDIDLETE
- the rplL gene encoding 50S ribosomal protein L7/L12 — translated: MSISQEDILNAVGEMSVLQVVELIKAFEEKFGVTAAAASAGPAAAAAVVEEQTEFNVMLLEAGEKKVNVIKAVRELTGLGLKEAKAVVDGAPGIVLEAVSKDAADKAKATLEEAGAKVELK
- the rplJ gene encoding 50S ribosomal protein L10 yields the protein MAIKLEDKKAIVAEVNKAAQVALSAVVADARGVTVSAMTGLRKEAREAGVYVRVVRNTLLKRAVAGTQYDVLNDVFTGPTLVAFSNEHPGAAARLFKEFSKGQDKFEIKAAAFEGKFLAANQIDVLATLPTRDEAISQLMSVIQGATSKLARTLAAIRDQKESAAA
- the rplA gene encoding 50S ribosomal protein L1, with the protein product MAKLTKRQKAIAEKIEPGKSYNFTDAAALLAELSTVKFSESVDIAVNLGVDPRKSDQVVRSATVLPHGTGKTVRVAVFTQGPAAEAALAAGADRVGMDDLAAEMKAGDLNYDVVIASPDAMRVVGQLGQILGPRGLMPNPKVGTVTPDVANAVKNAKAGQVRYRTDKNGIIHTSVGKVGFDAVKLKENVEALISDLKRIKPASSKGIYVKRVTLSTTMGPGLVIDQGSLDA
- the rplK gene encoding 50S ribosomal protein L11, which gives rise to MAKKITAYIKLQVKAAQANPSPPVGPALGQHGVNIMEFCKAFNARTQGIEPGLPTPVIITVYSDRSFTFETKSTPASVLLKKAAGLTSGSARPNTVKVGTVTRAQLEDIAKAKNADLTAADMDAAVRTIAGSARSMGLNVEGV